In the genome of Hymenobacter cellulosivorans, one region contains:
- a CDS encoding metallophosphoesterase family protein, with product MKKIGLLSDTHSYWDERILHHLTGCDEIWHAGDFGNAAVIEALETVAPLRGVYGNIDGQDVRQTQPLVQNFEIEGLRVLMTHIGGYPGHYSPAARPLVAQQRPGLFISGHSHILKVMPDPKLGLLHLNPGAAGLHGFHKVRTMLRFEVANGKVQQLQAIELGLRAALRGGGE from the coding sequence ATGAAAAAAATCGGTTTACTTTCTGACACCCACAGCTACTGGGATGAGCGCATCCTGCACCACCTCACCGGCTGCGACGAAATCTGGCACGCCGGCGACTTCGGCAATGCGGCCGTCATCGAGGCCCTGGAAACGGTAGCACCACTGCGGGGCGTTTACGGCAACATCGACGGGCAAGACGTACGCCAGACCCAGCCGCTGGTGCAGAATTTCGAAATCGAAGGCCTGCGGGTACTTATGACCCATATTGGTGGCTACCCCGGCCACTACTCCCCCGCCGCCCGCCCGCTGGTGGCCCAGCAGCGGCCCGGACTGTTTATTTCCGGCCATTCTCACATTCTCAAGGTCATGCCCGACCCCAAGCTAGGCCTGCTCCACCTCAACCCCGGCGCGGCCGGCCTGCACGGTTTTCACAAAGTCCGGACGATGCTGCGCTTCGAGGTAGCCAATGGCAAAGTGCAGCAACTGCAGGCCATAGAGCTAGGCCTGCGTGCCGCCCTGCGAGGAGGCGGTGAGTGA